The following coding sequences are from one Streptomyces sp. NBC_01232 window:
- a CDS encoding metal ABC transporter solute-binding protein, Zn/Mn family: protein MARTRVRIPSLLALSAALLLTAACGNDPSPEDTKSQEGVNPQAAKPVVVVTTTWEGAFAKAAGAEDVKVIVPQSVHHAPDYDPKPSDLAAVAKADFVLYAPFEPYAAKIKEAAGSKAKLVEVNLDNDPDKAAAEVARLAGLFGTGDAATRWKTDFDTQYAQLNKEVQAGWPGGRSPSVVTQVFTAWSAKLAGATTVGTYGPEAVTPAQLAELSAKKPELVLDNAHMSTGTVLPDSGAKQVKIVNYPGEDLDLLAVYRNAAAELKKAMGAS, encoded by the coding sequence ATGGCGCGCACCCGCGTCCGTATCCCTTCCCTCCTCGCACTGAGCGCGGCGCTGCTCCTGACCGCCGCCTGCGGGAACGACCCCTCGCCCGAGGACACAAAGTCCCAGGAGGGCGTGAACCCGCAGGCCGCCAAGCCGGTCGTGGTCGTCACCACCACCTGGGAGGGCGCGTTCGCGAAGGCGGCGGGCGCCGAGGACGTCAAGGTCATCGTGCCGCAGTCCGTGCACCACGCCCCGGACTACGATCCCAAGCCGTCGGACCTCGCGGCCGTGGCCAAGGCCGACTTCGTGCTCTACGCGCCCTTCGAGCCGTACGCCGCGAAGATCAAGGAGGCCGCGGGCTCCAAGGCCAAACTGGTCGAGGTGAACCTCGACAACGACCCGGACAAGGCGGCGGCCGAAGTGGCCAGGCTGGCCGGGCTCTTCGGCACCGGCGACGCCGCCACGCGGTGGAAGACGGATTTCGACACCCAGTACGCGCAGCTGAACAAGGAGGTGCAGGCGGGCTGGCCCGGCGGCCGCAGCCCGTCCGTCGTGACGCAGGTGTTCACCGCCTGGTCGGCGAAGCTCGCGGGCGCGACCACGGTGGGCACGTACGGGCCCGAGGCCGTGACCCCGGCGCAGCTGGCCGAACTCTCCGCGAAGAAGCCGGAGCTGGTGCTGGACAACGCGCACATGTCCACCGGCACGGTGCTGCCGGACTCCGGCGCCAAGCAGGTGAAGATCGTCAACTACCCGGGGGAGGACCTGGATCTGCTGGCGGTCTACCGCAACGCGGCGGCCGAGCTGAAGAAGGCCATGGGCGCTTCCTAG